In the Armatimonadota bacterium genome, one interval contains:
- the pyrF gene encoding orotidine-5'-phosphate decarboxylase, giving the protein MPTPLALEPELPLSERIFCALDTDSMNEALRLVRLLSPILGSFKAGLQLLSAVGPSVVDELIGAGARRVFCDAKLCDIPNTVAGAMRALARTSAYCVTVHASIGSEGLEAAVAAAATGPDGGPRVLAVTLLTSISEQRLNNELGVPGAAREHVKRMAQIADRSGCHGVVASPLEIAAVLEAVSTPGFLVVTPGVRPLGSETGDQARVLSPAAAMAAGASFLVIGRPITGAADPVQAAAAIISTIETESLPRLQANH; this is encoded by the coding sequence ATGCCAACGCCTTTGGCGCTTGAACCGGAACTTCCGCTCTCCGAGCGCATCTTCTGCGCGCTGGATACGGATTCCATGAACGAGGCGTTGAGATTGGTGCGACTGTTGTCACCCATTCTCGGAAGCTTCAAAGCGGGCCTGCAGCTACTCAGCGCCGTCGGGCCGTCCGTGGTGGACGAACTCATTGGCGCCGGCGCAAGGCGCGTATTCTGCGATGCCAAGCTGTGCGACATTCCTAATACGGTTGCCGGCGCAATGCGTGCTCTGGCCCGTACTTCAGCGTACTGCGTTACCGTGCATGCGAGTATCGGAAGCGAAGGGCTTGAAGCAGCCGTAGCCGCAGCCGCGACGGGCCCTGATGGCGGCCCGCGGGTATTGGCCGTCACGCTGCTGACCAGCATTTCGGAACAGCGGCTCAACAACGAGCTTGGCGTGCCGGGCGCCGCGCGCGAGCACGTGAAACGGATGGCTCAAATCGCGGACCGATCCGGCTGCCACGGCGTGGTGGCATCACCACTCGAGATTGCCGCAGTTCTCGAGGCAGTAAGCACACCGGGCTTTCTCGTTGTAACGCCTGGGGTAAGACCGCTCGGCTCCGAAACTGGTGATCAGGCCAGGGTACTGTCTCCGGCGGCAGCCATGGCCGCCGGCGCAAGCTTTCTGGTGATTGGCCGGCCAATTACCGGTGCGGCAGATCCGGTACAGGCCGCTGCGGCGATCATCTCAACCATCGAAACGGAATCTCTTCCGCGACTACAGGCAAACCATTGA
- a CDS encoding sugar phosphate isomerase/epimerase, whose protein sequence is MLLTAITDEITQDFDHALDVMLEYGCKAAELRGMWGVNIADLSDADARRVAASLQSRGMRTACLSTPFFKCSLDGAEAEKTGPLHLAKPHHRSHQLEVLKRCIELAHRFETRLIRVFAFWRNGDLTADQETRIVDAFAEPIAIASEADVVLCLENEHACMIGTGAEAARIAAACNSDHFAVVWDPGNAFAAGEVPYPGGYEAVQRWVQHVHIKDAVRRDGDTEFVRVGEGEIDYENQFRALRRDGYTGYISIETHYRASNPNDPGSEPAGEWSTRECLAAAQDLIQMP, encoded by the coding sequence ATGCTGTTAACCGCCATTACCGACGAAATAACTCAGGATTTCGATCACGCTCTGGACGTCATGCTGGAGTACGGCTGCAAAGCAGCCGAGTTGCGGGGAATGTGGGGCGTGAACATCGCCGACCTCTCTGACGCCGACGCTCGGCGTGTTGCCGCCTCTCTGCAGTCGCGAGGTATGCGCACCGCCTGCCTCTCCACGCCGTTTTTCAAGTGCTCCCTGGATGGCGCGGAAGCTGAGAAAACTGGTCCGCTTCATTTGGCCAAGCCCCACCACCGCTCGCACCAGCTTGAGGTGTTGAAGCGCTGCATTGAACTGGCGCACCGGTTTGAGACCCGGCTGATCCGGGTTTTCGCCTTCTGGCGAAACGGCGACCTTACGGCCGACCAGGAGACCCGGATCGTGGATGCATTTGCAGAGCCGATTGCGATTGCCTCCGAAGCCGATGTTGTGCTTTGCCTGGAGAATGAGCACGCCTGTATGATCGGTACCGGCGCTGAGGCAGCCAGAATCGCCGCGGCGTGCAACTCCGACCACTTTGCGGTCGTCTGGGATCCGGGCAACGCCTTTGCCGCCGGTGAAGTCCCCTACCCTGGCGGGTACGAAGCCGTTCAGCGGTGGGTTCAACATGTTCACATCAAGGACGCCGTGCGTCGCGACGGCGATACGGAGTTTGTTCGCGTCGGCGAGGGTGAGATCGATTACGAAAACCAATTCCGCGCCCTACGGCGTGACGGGTATACCGGCTACATATCCATCGAAACGCACTATCGGGCTTCGAATCCGAACGACCCGGGCAGTGAGCCTGCTGGTGAATGGAGCACACGCGAGTGCCTTGCTGCGGCGCAAGATCTGATCCAGATGCCGTAG
- a CDS encoding SurA N-terminal domain-containing protein has translation MLNKWLYNVTSVRWYRNVFQRMGTRAGWGCVIIVGIPLVGAFGWSAYFNSAHSGGGPAPSTNIVLVNGTAISRALMATASKATQGAQAGDQYAQAQGKAIYSLIEATLLSQEAAKRHVSASGVAVDKAIAAQRAQVLGANSSDSDWDAYTQQAYGMSSSDFRSFMSKMLAGSALQANLAASEPVTATDANNTNAQVNLDLVLVGTISSSMFSRPAPGSPQPLPDALAKQKAYALYARVKAGADIAAIARANSTDSTAKAGGVTGWRSEYDLAGQSPFGALGYGAAFDAAVQHTKTGGITPMMVATGFSNGYVFAKVIARRMNTPKSFDANKTKSQLQTELATKQLSDIITADLAKAHLVWKDPDSETWFNYYKLQQMEQQQAMAHFGGAPGPVPTASEVSAQQALSNAELADMAKRHPNDATAALLEAQNLQTQMNGAAVTPAMRSQLRDQIISLFVSALQSTEDQSIRFQLASLYRDKKQYKDAAAQYHEIDQLMNASPPYDTNSGQTAINAYEQLIAGYKSISMPDQAAAVQKELALVNSQMAAFKRQDAAQAAANAPPNATPIPTPTKSGSHAPSQPSKAGATGSLPGAPRSGGPPSPSKSAGAPSNKQATAPK, from the coding sequence TTGCTTAACAAGTGGTTGTATAACGTTACTTCAGTTCGCTGGTATCGCAACGTGTTCCAGCGAATGGGCACGCGTGCCGGTTGGGGCTGTGTGATTATCGTCGGAATACCGTTGGTCGGTGCATTTGGCTGGAGCGCCTACTTCAATTCGGCTCATAGCGGCGGTGGACCGGCGCCGAGCACCAACATTGTTCTTGTCAACGGAACGGCCATTTCGCGGGCGCTCATGGCCACAGCGTCAAAGGCGACACAGGGGGCGCAGGCCGGCGACCAGTACGCGCAGGCTCAGGGCAAGGCGATTTACAGCCTGATCGAGGCGACGCTACTTTCACAGGAGGCCGCAAAGCGCCACGTTAGTGCCAGCGGTGTTGCGGTGGACAAAGCAATCGCCGCCCAGCGTGCCCAGGTGCTTGGCGCCAATTCCAGTGACAGCGATTGGGATGCCTACACACAGCAGGCGTACGGCATGAGTTCATCGGATTTCCGGTCATTCATGTCGAAGATGCTTGCAGGCTCGGCCCTTCAAGCCAACCTGGCGGCGTCGGAGCCGGTCACCGCTACCGATGCCAACAACACCAACGCACAGGTGAATCTGGATCTGGTACTGGTCGGTACAATCTCTTCCAGCATGTTCAGTCGGCCCGCACCCGGCTCGCCACAGCCGCTGCCCGACGCCCTGGCCAAGCAGAAAGCCTACGCCCTGTACGCCAGGGTGAAGGCCGGCGCGGATATAGCCGCTATTGCTCGCGCGAACTCCACCGATTCAACAGCCAAGGCGGGCGGCGTCACAGGTTGGCGCAGCGAATACGACCTTGCCGGCCAGTCTCCATTCGGTGCGCTAGGCTATGGAGCGGCGTTTGACGCTGCCGTCCAGCATACAAAAACGGGTGGCATCACGCCGATGATGGTCGCCACCGGTTTCTCGAACGGATACGTATTTGCCAAGGTGATCGCACGAAGAATGAACACACCCAAGAGTTTTGACGCCAACAAGACCAAGAGCCAGCTTCAGACGGAACTCGCCACCAAACAGCTCTCCGACATCATTACGGCCGACCTCGCGAAGGCCCATTTGGTGTGGAAGGACCCTGACAGCGAGACCTGGTTCAACTACTACAAGCTGCAGCAGATGGAGCAACAGCAAGCGATGGCGCATTTTGGTGGCGCTCCCGGGCCTGTGCCAACCGCCAGCGAGGTGAGCGCTCAGCAAGCGCTCTCAAATGCCGAGCTGGCAGACATGGCAAAGCGGCATCCGAACGACGCGACGGCGGCACTGTTGGAGGCGCAAAACCTTCAGACCCAGATGAACGGCGCCGCGGTTACTCCGGCAATGCGAAGCCAACTTCGCGATCAGATCATAAGCCTCTTCGTAAGCGCACTGCAGAGCACGGAGGACCAGAGCATCCGGTTTCAACTTGCCTCGCTGTACCGCGACAAAAAACAGTATAAAGATGCCGCGGCGCAGTATCACGAAATCGATCAGTTGATGAACGCAAGCCCCCCGTACGATACCAATAGTGGGCAAACAGCCATTAACGCCTACGAGCAGTTGATCGCCGGTTACAAAAGCATCAGCATGCCTGACCAGGCGGCCGCTGTTCAGAAGGAGCTGGCGCTGGTAAACAGCCAGATGGCGGCGTTCAAGCGCCAGGATGCGGCTCAGGCCGCGGCAAACGCTCCGCCGAATGCCACGCCGATACCAACTCCCACGAAGTCGGGCAGCCATGCGCCTTCGCAGCCATCAAAGGCTGGCGCCACCGGTTCGCTTCCGGGCGCGCCGCGGTCAGGCGGGCCGCCATCGCCCTCAAAGTCTGCAGGCGCTCCGAGCAACAAGCAAGCCACTGCGCCGAAGTAA
- a CDS encoding glutamyl-tRNA reductase produces MTALTLVGVSWRRAPISVRERAALTGEHASALLSELVRDASIREAAVISTCNRTEIYVVAAESTAPLRRVLLDTWLRECGVDADTLDPFLFWKNTPDASAHIMRVAAGLDSQIRGETQVLGQVRGAAKLAQAAEAAGPVLNALFRHAIEAGRRTHTETELSRGAFSIGHATVDLASQVFADLSHARVLLVGAGDTSILTARHLIDRGVTQITVANRTLERAESLAESLGGTAVVFADVSRHLSATDILVTSTAAPQPIITRAMLAPVMRSRRGRPLFIIDVAVPRDVEEAAGKLDDVFLYNIDDLEACVAQDTRARESETADAERIAGEEAGRFLAWLETRAAAPVISGLRERLDAIRTADLKQLRARLSHLSDADWAAIETATLAMMNRVAREPILRLKQETVGKADRYDLMTAAREIFGLGPERGPAEANTLPDDAATAQELPLDPTR; encoded by the coding sequence GTGACAGCTCTTACATTGGTTGGTGTCAGCTGGCGCCGTGCTCCGATCTCAGTGCGCGAGCGTGCCGCTCTTACCGGCGAGCATGCATCGGCGCTGCTTTCGGAGCTGGTGCGTGACGCCAGTATCCGGGAAGCTGCAGTCATCAGCACGTGCAACAGGACGGAGATCTACGTGGTGGCCGCGGAGAGCACGGCGCCTCTCAGACGGGTTCTGCTGGATACCTGGCTCCGCGAGTGCGGTGTCGACGCCGATACTCTGGATCCGTTTCTGTTCTGGAAAAACACGCCCGATGCTTCAGCGCACATCATGCGCGTGGCAGCCGGTCTGGATTCGCAAATCCGCGGGGAAACGCAGGTCCTGGGCCAGGTGCGCGGTGCGGCGAAGTTGGCGCAGGCCGCCGAGGCCGCAGGACCGGTGCTCAATGCGTTGTTTCGGCACGCTATTGAGGCGGGACGCCGTACGCACACCGAAACGGAACTGAGCCGTGGTGCGTTTTCGATTGGTCACGCCACGGTTGACCTTGCCTCCCAGGTATTTGCCGACCTCAGCCATGCCCGAGTGCTGCTTGTCGGCGCCGGGGATACCAGTATTCTAACGGCGAGGCATCTCATCGACCGTGGCGTTACGCAGATAACCGTAGCAAATCGGACACTTGAGCGGGCCGAAAGTCTGGCTGAGAGCCTTGGCGGAACTGCTGTTGTGTTTGCCGACGTGAGCCGGCATCTGAGCGCCACCGATATACTGGTCACCTCCACGGCCGCCCCCCAACCCATCATCACACGTGCGATGCTCGCGCCGGTGATGCGCAGCCGGCGCGGGCGGCCGCTGTTTATCATCGACGTGGCTGTGCCCAGAGATGTGGAGGAGGCGGCCGGCAAGCTCGATGACGTCTTTCTATACAATATCGACGACCTTGAGGCGTGCGTCGCACAGGATACGCGCGCACGCGAGAGCGAGACCGCTGATGCGGAGCGTATCGCCGGCGAAGAGGCCGGCCGGTTCCTGGCGTGGCTGGAGACGCGAGCAGCCGCTCCGGTTATTTCAGGACTACGTGAGCGCCTCGACGCGATCCGAACCGCGGACCTAAAGCAACTTCGGGCGCGACTGTCGCACCTGAGCGATGCAGATTGGGCAGCTATTGAAACTGCGACTCTTGCGATGATGAACCGGGTGGCAAGGGAACCAATACTTCGCTTGAAGCAGGAAACGGTAGGCAAAGCAGATCGATACGACCTGATGACTGCGGCGCGCGAGATATTCGGTTTGGGTCCGGAGCGGGGTCCGGCCGAGGCTAACACCCTACCCGATGATGCCGCCACAGCCCAGGAGCTTCCACTGGATCCGACGCGATGA
- a CDS encoding redox-sensing transcriptional repressor Rex, whose translation MNTSGKVPLPTLERLASYLRLLIDLEQAQTPTISSADIERQTGINAAQFRKDLSYFGEFGRPGVGYEVSDLRHRIAVILRVDTEQPVVLIGAGNLGSALAGYPGLMDHNFRLEAVFDNNIGKIGRVLWHLTIRDIEDLVCDNAEIRAQLAIIAVPAAAAQAVADRAVEAGITAILNFAPVPLRAPPGVFIRHVSFLRELAVLSYHLRDDKALLAGSAATMPPGTV comes from the coding sequence GTGAATACATCAGGCAAAGTTCCTCTCCCCACCCTCGAGCGTCTTGCCTCCTATCTGCGGCTCCTTATCGATCTGGAACAGGCGCAAACGCCGACAATATCATCGGCTGATATTGAGCGCCAGACCGGCATCAATGCCGCGCAGTTTCGCAAGGACCTCTCCTATTTCGGAGAGTTTGGGCGACCGGGCGTGGGCTATGAGGTTTCCGACCTTCGCCATCGGATCGCGGTCATCCTGCGCGTCGATACCGAGCAGCCGGTTGTGCTGATAGGCGCCGGTAACCTTGGCTCGGCCCTGGCCGGCTACCCCGGTCTGATGGATCACAACTTTCGGCTGGAGGCCGTGTTTGACAACAACATCGGTAAGATTGGCCGTGTACTCTGGCATCTCACGATCCGGGATATTGAGGACCTGGTGTGTGACAACGCCGAGATTCGCGCGCAATTAGCGATTATTGCTGTACCGGCCGCTGCGGCACAGGCGGTGGCAGATCGCGCCGTGGAGGCTGGAATCACGGCCATCCTGAACTTTGCGCCGGTTCCGCTTCGAGCGCCACCGGGCGTTTTCATACGTCACGTCTCGTTCCTGCGTGAACTGGCCGTACTCTCGTACCACCTTCGCGATGACAAAGCCTTGTTAGCTGGATCGGCCGCCACAATGCCGCCCGGTACTGTATAG
- a CDS encoding Gfo/Idh/MocA family oxidoreductase: protein MTKVALVGAGTMGTMHAGRYSEIDGAELVAVMDIRAEAGEALAAAHAAKSFTNFEEMLRSVRPDIVDVCCPTPWHRDYVVTAANLSKELGIRGISTEKPMARTHGDCLEMSAACRSAGVPLFVAHVVRFFPEFVTARRMVQSGSVGVPASVRTRRGGPMPSAWRQWYSDFDLSGGCVLDLIIHDFDWLRWTFGEVERVYACGLGASRLPNQDYALVTIRFQSGVIGHVEGTWADPGGFKVTIEIAGDDGLLEYNCNQPTGAPFRMALRDATGSSGGVAVPESPTGANPYTLELAHFLDSVERGVPASIQPEDGAAAVAIALAALESIATGRAVSPAETPKA, encoded by the coding sequence ATGACGAAGGTCGCGTTGGTCGGTGCCGGCACGATGGGTACGATGCACGCCGGACGTTACAGTGAAATCGACGGCGCCGAACTCGTGGCCGTCATGGACATACGTGCCGAGGCCGGTGAAGCGCTGGCAGCCGCTCACGCTGCGAAATCGTTCACAAACTTCGAGGAGATGCTCCGCAGCGTGCGTCCCGATATCGTGGACGTATGCTGCCCGACGCCGTGGCATCGTGATTATGTTGTAACCGCAGCGAACCTTTCCAAAGAGCTTGGTATACGAGGCATCAGCACCGAAAAGCCGATGGCGCGCACACATGGTGATTGCCTTGAGATGTCTGCCGCGTGCCGTTCAGCGGGCGTACCACTTTTTGTGGCGCATGTGGTTCGCTTCTTTCCCGAGTTCGTAACGGCTCGCAGAATGGTTCAAAGCGGCTCGGTGGGCGTTCCGGCGTCCGTTCGGACACGGCGTGGCGGCCCAATGCCATCTGCATGGCGACAGTGGTACAGCGACTTTGATTTGAGTGGTGGATGCGTGCTCGACCTGATCATTCATGATTTCGACTGGCTGCGATGGACGTTTGGCGAGGTTGAGCGTGTCTATGCGTGCGGCCTCGGCGCCTCTCGACTCCCAAATCAGGATTACGCGCTGGTCACGATTCGATTCCAATCCGGAGTTATTGGCCACGTCGAGGGAACCTGGGCAGATCCGGGTGGCTTCAAGGTTACGATCGAGATTGCGGGCGACGACGGTCTTCTGGAATACAACTGCAACCAACCGACCGGAGCACCATTCCGAATGGCGCTGCGCGATGCTACCGGCAGCAGCGGCGGCGTCGCTGTGCCGGAGAGCCCCACGGGTGCGAATCCGTACACGCTGGAGCTTGCGCACTTTTTGGATTCGGTGGAGCGCGGCGTGCCCGCTTCGATTCAGCCCGAGGACGGCGCGGCGGCTGTTGCCATTGCTCTGGCCGCTCTCGAGTCGATCGCCACGGGTCGAGCTGTGTCGCCTGCTGAAACACCGAAGGCTTAG
- a CDS encoding M55 family metallopeptidase, producing MRVMVWCDMEGVAGISVWDQVNGGAPMYEEGRRLYTAEVNAAVRGCKKAGATDIVVVDGHGAGGGWSFKSLIPEQLDSDAEYVLGYRWARYIVPLEQGCDAALFVGAHAMAGTPDGVLCHTVSSQAWYNATINGTLVGESGIIAAICGDFDCPAVFVSGDSATCREVKALLGSEVVEAPVKVGIDRYSARHLSGSAACDLIEERVANALTLHHFPKPLKFGSPVEFAVELATPDRAADFVGKPGVEQTGARTVVSRSTTFWGAWDQFWYH from the coding sequence ATGCGAGTTATGGTTTGGTGCGACATGGAAGGCGTGGCCGGCATATCGGTGTGGGATCAGGTCAACGGTGGCGCGCCGATGTACGAGGAGGGACGACGCCTTTATACCGCGGAGGTAAACGCTGCCGTCCGCGGCTGTAAGAAAGCCGGCGCAACCGATATCGTGGTGGTTGATGGGCACGGCGCGGGCGGCGGATGGAGCTTCAAGAGTCTCATACCGGAGCAGCTTGATTCCGACGCCGAGTATGTTCTGGGCTACCGTTGGGCACGCTACATTGTGCCCCTTGAACAGGGTTGTGACGCGGCCCTGTTTGTTGGAGCCCACGCCATGGCTGGTACTCCGGACGGCGTGCTATGCCATACCGTATCGTCGCAAGCATGGTACAACGCCACTATCAACGGTACATTGGTGGGCGAGTCGGGGATTATTGCCGCGATATGTGGCGATTTCGACTGTCCTGCCGTTTTCGTGAGCGGAGATTCGGCCACGTGCCGTGAGGTAAAGGCACTGCTGGGCAGCGAAGTGGTGGAGGCGCCGGTGAAGGTGGGTATCGACCGTTACTCGGCGCGTCACCTCTCCGGCTCGGCTGCCTGCGATCTGATTGAGGAGCGCGTGGCCAACGCGCTGACGCTCCATCACTTTCCCAAACCGCTGAAGTTTGGTTCGCCGGTAGAGTTTGCGGTCGAGCTGGCGACTCCCGATCGGGCTGCCGACTTTGTTGGCAAGCCCGGCGTGGAGCAGACCGGTGCGCGGACCGTGGTTTCGCGCTCCACCACCTTCTGGGGCGCTTGGGACCAGTTCTGGTATCATTAA
- the ccsA gene encoding cytochrome c biogenesis protein CcsA, protein MNAPVLCALTLVCYLAAGAAIFAGTAAAPIPQSGGWRSKSGYPISRLLLAVGIVLHFCAIGAWCVTIHRSPFASPFGTWCTLAWAIALSIVAVDPHGRLVAIDAGLITAASVVLLVSLTQARDPLIGAPILDARLVTLHVMAILLSFALFAVAFVCAGLYLAEARMLKTRPPAAILQRVPPLETLDSVAFQAVAFALPLLTAGLALGIAREYAGGLHGGQVGWWRDAHTIASIGVWLVYGAYIGARVLVGWRGRRLQYVLIAGMAVAVLLYLLPTHTHRFI, encoded by the coding sequence ATGAACGCCCCCGTACTCTGTGCACTAACGCTTGTTTGCTACCTTGCCGCCGGTGCGGCCATCTTCGCTGGTACCGCGGCCGCGCCGATACCGCAAAGCGGAGGCTGGCGCTCAAAGAGCGGGTACCCGATTTCACGGTTGCTTCTGGCTGTTGGCATCGTTCTGCACTTCTGCGCAATTGGCGCCTGGTGCGTCACCATCCATCGCTCGCCGTTCGCCAGTCCTTTTGGCACCTGGTGCACGCTTGCGTGGGCGATCGCTTTGAGCATCGTGGCTGTCGATCCGCACGGACGTTTGGTTGCGATTGACGCTGGCCTGATAACGGCCGCCAGCGTGGTGTTATTAGTCAGCTTGACGCAGGCCCGCGATCCCCTTATCGGCGCGCCAATTCTGGATGCCAGGCTGGTCACACTGCACGTGATGGCTATTCTGCTCAGCTTTGCGCTGTTCGCTGTGGCGTTCGTATGTGCCGGCCTGTATCTCGCCGAGGCGCGAATGCTCAAGACGCGGCCGCCGGCCGCGATACTGCAGCGAGTACCCCCCCTGGAGACGCTGGATTCTGTGGCGTTTCAAGCTGTGGCGTTTGCGCTGCCGCTACTTACGGCTGGTCTGGCTCTGGGAATCGCTCGCGAATATGCGGGCGGCTTGCACGGTGGTCAGGTCGGCTGGTGGCGAGATGCCCACACGATTGCTTCCATCGGTGTCTGGCTGGTTTATGGCGCATATATCGGCGCCAGGGTCCTGGTCGGATGGCGTGGACGCAGGCTGCAGTACGTACTTATTGCGGGTATGGCGGTAGCCGTTTTGCTGTACCTTCTCCCAACGCATACGCATCGCTTTATATGA
- the purH gene encoding bifunctional phosphoribosylaminoimidazolecarboxamide formyltransferase/IMP cyclohydrolase, with protein MPSGPETDQNRRVALLSVSDKRGLPEFAAALTECGYEIVSTGGTAKTLMEHGIAVTQVQDLTGFPEMLDGRVKTLHPVIHGGLLAVRDDAAHVDALAAHGIRTIDLVCVNLYPFEATVDRSDVTLAEAIENIDIGGPAMIRSAAKNSRYVTVVVSPDDYKIVEHEIYENGGTTTAHTRQELSVRAFEHTARYDAAISTWLRRNGVPADSGWPRELSLGLQLAQACRYGENPHQRAAFYRVGGVTEPCIANAVQLHGKELSFNNLYDLNGALETAKELADCERPAAVIIKHANPCGAAVADSLAEAFRQARSGDTISAFGGILALTHVVDEETALEITGPNNFFEAVIAPGYHTAALRALQERKKWSAGLRILECGTLAGWREAAVRTGFDMKRVTGGMLVQEPDHIQLTESDLTVASSRRPTADEVRDLLFAWRMVRHVKSNAIVLAAGEAVIGVGAGQMNRVNSVRLALQQAGERAAGAVLASDAFFPFPDGPQAAADAGVSAIVQPGGSVKDSQTIEVVNRHNMAMVFTAVRHFLH; from the coding sequence ATGCCATCAGGACCCGAAACCGATCAGAATCGTCGCGTTGCACTCCTCAGCGTGTCCGACAAGCGTGGCTTGCCGGAGTTCGCAGCCGCACTCACAGAGTGCGGGTATGAGATTGTCTCAACCGGCGGTACCGCCAAGACGCTAATGGAGCATGGAATAGCGGTAACGCAAGTCCAGGATCTTACCGGCTTTCCGGAAATGCTGGACGGCCGGGTCAAGACGCTTCATCCGGTAATCCATGGCGGATTGCTCGCCGTGCGTGACGATGCCGCGCACGTTGATGCACTGGCGGCGCACGGTATCCGGACCATCGATCTGGTCTGCGTCAACCTCTATCCATTTGAAGCAACGGTCGATCGGTCAGACGTCACTCTAGCGGAGGCCATTGAAAACATCGATATCGGCGGTCCCGCGATGATCCGTTCTGCCGCAAAGAACTCGCGTTACGTAACTGTGGTCGTTAGCCCGGACGACTACAAGATTGTGGAGCACGAGATATACGAAAATGGGGGAACCACTACTGCGCATACGCGGCAGGAGCTCTCAGTCCGCGCGTTTGAGCACACGGCCCGGTACGATGCGGCGATCAGTACCTGGCTGCGCCGCAACGGCGTACCGGCCGACTCGGGTTGGCCGCGCGAGTTATCGCTAGGGTTGCAGCTGGCACAGGCTTGCCGCTATGGCGAGAATCCACATCAGCGTGCAGCGTTCTATCGCGTCGGCGGCGTAACAGAGCCGTGCATCGCCAACGCGGTGCAGCTGCACGGCAAGGAGCTTTCCTTTAACAATCTGTACGACCTGAATGGCGCTCTCGAAACCGCGAAGGAGCTTGCGGACTGCGAACGGCCTGCCGCCGTGATCATCAAACACGCCAACCCATGTGGGGCTGCCGTGGCCGATTCGCTGGCCGAGGCGTTTCGTCAGGCACGATCCGGTGACACGATCTCTGCGTTTGGTGGAATCCTTGCCCTCACCCACGTGGTGGATGAAGAGACCGCGCTCGAGATCACAGGACCGAACAACTTTTTTGAGGCGGTCATCGCGCCCGGCTACCACACGGCAGCGTTGCGCGCGCTACAGGAGCGCAAGAAGTGGAGCGCCGGACTGCGTATTCTCGAGTGTGGGACACTGGCAGGTTGGCGTGAGGCAGCGGTTCGCACCGGCTTCGACATGAAGCGGGTTACCGGCGGCATGCTGGTACAGGAGCCGGACCACATCCAGCTCACCGAGTCGGATTTGACCGTCGCGTCCAGCCGCCGGCCGACCGCTGATGAAGTGCGCGACCTGTTATTTGCGTGGCGAATGGTGCGGCACGTTAAGAGTAACGCGATAGTTCTGGCGGCAGGCGAAGCCGTGATTGGCGTAGGCGCGGGGCAGATGAACCGTGTTAACTCTGTGCGCCTGGCGCTGCAGCAGGCCGGAGAACGAGCGGCCGGCGCGGTACTGGCCAGTGATGCGTTTTTTCCGTTCCCTGATGGCCCGCAAGCGGCAGCAGACGCCGGTGTATCGGCGATTGTTCAGCCTGGCGGCAGCGTCAAGGACTCACAGACTATAGAGGTGGTCAACCGGCACAACATGGCGATGGTCTTCACCGCGGTCCGTCACTTCCTGCACTAA